The following is a genomic window from Chania multitudinisentens RB-25.
GCTGGTTTTAGTTAGCGGTGTTTCGCGTTCTGGTATTGGTGGTAGTTACGCTGTGTCGCAATATGGTCGGCGATGTATTTGGCATCGTGCCATACGCCCCAAATAAATGTTGAACCACGGCGCGATAGCCAGGGTAACCCTAAGAAATAGATGCCAGCCTCACTTGAAACTCCGCGTTGATGTTGCGGTTTGCCTTTTTCATCGAAGGCGTTGACGTCAAGCCAGCTATAGTCAACCGTATACCCTGTTGCCCAGATAATAGAGGTAATTCCGGCCTCGGATAAATTAAGTTCCAGAATTGGGTGAGCCATACATTCCGGGTCGGGTAAGGTACGCCGGGCAGTGGGTTCTTCAGGCAGATCCAGCCCATTGCGAGTGATATAAGCATCTGCTGCATCCAGAAGTTCCAGATAGTTTTCGTCGCCCTTGGCAATATTTTCTTGTAGATCGGGGGCGAAAGTGACGTTGCCATTCTGGAAGGCACGAGTCAGCCCGACAAGCTTCACGCCTTCGTGGGCTAATTCACGGAAATCTACCGTATAGCCACCGTGAGCGCCGCTGACGGCGATCGTCACGTGCTCTTTTCCTGGCTGATTTACCGTTGCATCCCATAAGCCCAGCACCCCTAACCACCAGCAAAAATCCCGGTTGCGATAGGAACGAGGAGGGCGATCGTGTGCGCCCACGGAGAGGTAGACTTGTTTTCCGGCACGTTGTAGTTCATCGGCAATCTGTACCCCCGATGATCCTGCGCCAACGATCAACACGGCCCCGGCGGGTAATTGCTGTGGGTTACGGTAATGTGCGGAATGAATTTGCGTAAGCCGCTCGTCTTTGGGGGCGATTGCCGGGATCACCGGGCGTTGGAATGGGCCGGTTGCGGCCACGACATGCTTGGCTTCAATCAAACCTTCGGAGGTTTCAATGCGAAAACCGGGGCGGCCAAGATTGCGTTGTACATGTTTTACTTCTACGCCGGTGCGAATGGGGGCATTAAATTTATCAGCATATGCGGCAAAATAATCCGCAATTTGCTCTTTGGGAACAAAGCTATCAGCGTCAAAGCCGGTAAATTCCATGCCAGGAAAGCGGTCATGCCAGGCTGGGCCGTTAGCAACCAGAGAGTCCCAGCGTCCGGTACGCCAGGCTTCAGCGATCCGATTTTTTTCCAATACTAAATGGGGAATATCCAGTTTTGTCAGATGTTCACTGATGGCTATTCCTGCCTGACCTGCCCCGACCACCAGCGTATCAATTTCTATTTTGTTCGACGTCATATCTGCATCCTTAGAATGATTATTAGGCCAGGTAAACCGTGATTTGCCCCTTCATACCCGATAAAGAGCAAGATGCAGGCAGTCACCGCCTAAGCACCTGCAACGGGAAAAGTGACAGGTATAGGCTGTCTACCCTATGGAATCGAACTGAATGGGTAAAATATTATTAAACTAGGAACTGAGCATAAATTAATGATGCAAAGCAGAGCCTTCACGCAGGGATGCAGGGGAGGGGGAAAGACTATAGAAAGAGTTTAAGGCTGTATTTCTAACTGTTTTTTGTACCATCAGGTGGTTTTTTCAACAGCAGGAGGTCTTTTAATTTACCCCGTTACGTTTCCCTGGTGATATTTTGGCGTTGAGCCGCCCACTGTTTCTTCTGGCTGAAAAATGATCAAAGGTGGTTTCCCACAGGTGAAATTCATTTGGTTAAGGGATGTTTTTTAGCCGGTGATCTAGATAACTTCCTTCGTAATCGATGTACCTATTTGACGATTGTATGAGATAAAAATATATCTATTTAAATTGATTTTGTAAAAAAATATAAATAAACATACGTTGATTTTCACGATTTTTGTTCATTGATACCATTTAAGAATATGGATTTCACATGCTGAATTTTTCTTAATTTTATTATTACTCTCAGCTTTTATAAGTAATTATTTATGTTTTTATCAAAAACTCGGTTAATTCTAATTTTTTTAAAAATCCAACAATAAAAAAATGCATAACATTGAATTTAAAGGATAAAAAAACAAGTTTCTCTAATTTATTATCCATTTAATTATGTTTTTTTTCAAAGAAAATCGCTATATCCGATCAAATAATTTTTTTTGATAGTTTTTATCTATCGTTAAATGTATTATTAAGTGGTTTAAACATGTTTTAAAAATTAATTTTTGTGCTTAACATGCATAGAAATTTGGAGTTATTGTTTGGGACTAATCCTTAACTATGCTTCCGTATTAATAATGTGTCTGCTAAATAATTTTTAGGCGATGGTCATTAATGGATAATGAATATTAATAGGCCTCTACGTGAATGAGGACTATTGAACATGAGTGTCAAAACTTATCTGTGCAGCCATTTCTTCACCATTGGGTGCGAAGCGGCATTCGGTGATTTAATCAACATGGATTCAGTTAAGGAATGTGATTACCTCTTTGTTGATTTTAGCTTTACTAACATTGCCGCACTGTCAAGTTACGAATGGATAGTTTCTCTCTCTCGCTATAAAGTTATCTTGATTAGTGATGTCAGGTTGCTTCCCTTGGCTGCCTTTTTTCAGGAAAGGTTTACAGAGATTGTGGCTATTTTTACTTGTCATGACTCTATTGAGCATATTGGATTTTTTATAAAAACTTATGATAACGGCCAAGAACGTAAAGAAGTCAATATTGAGCCGTTGTCTGAAGCTGAGTTTTTATGTATGTCAAATATACTCAAAGGGGTCAGTGTCAGTATGGAAGCTAAAATAAAAAAATTACATGTAAAAACAATCTATTCACGCAGGAGAAAAGTAGGGGAAAAACTGGGAGTGAGAAAACTATCTTCTCTATACACTTTCTTTGTTGATGAAAACCCCGACTTTTAAATATTGTTACCGTCTGCAAACGCGATGCCTATGACGCCGGAACAGCTTGAGATACGTGAGCTAAATTAACCGCCGCACAACCGGGCCAAAGTTGCCACACAGTGTGTAAGCCTCTGTTAGGGGGGATCTGGTAAGCACCATCAATGATTTGTACTTTATCCATACAGATACTCTGGGTTAATTCTGTGTTCAGGCGGATAAAAGAAATCAATGAGGGGTATATTTTTTATTCTTTCAGATGACAAAATTAATATTTTATCTCTTGCTCAATCAATGTTCATTATCGCTCCAATAAGAAAATGTGGCCGGGAATAACGGCCACTCCATATACCCATCATACTTCAAGTTGCCTGTGCGTTGGCTTTGTGACTCGGCCCCTTCGTGGGGCCTGCCCTGTGCCGCTGCTTTCCTGTAACTCGAGTTATTGTGGATATATACCAATAATAATTTTCTTAATCAGGAGTTCACCATGTCTGTGACTGAATCATCGCCGCCGCTCATTGAAAAACACACTATTGGTTATATTCCCCCTGAAGAACGCCATGGGAAAGTAAGGGATTTATTTACGCTCTGGTTTGGTGGCAATATTGCCCCTCTTCCTATTGTCACCGGTGCGCTTGGCGTACAGCTGTTTCATTTAAATCTGTTCTGGGGAGTCATCGCTATTCTGGTGGGCCACTTTATCGGTGGTATATTTATGGCATTGCATTCGGCCCAGGGGCCGCAAATGGGCATTCCACAAATGATCCAAAGCCGGGCCCAATTTGGTTCTAGAGGATCTCTGCTGGTTGTGGCGATCGCCGGAATAATGTATGTCGGCTTTTTTACCTCCAATATTGTGCTGGCGGGTAAGTCACTGCATGGTGTTGTTGAAAGCATATCGGTTCCCATGGGGATTGTTGTGGGGGCGCTAGGTTCTTGTGTGATTGGCATTATTGGCTATCGCTTCATTCATGTGCTTAACAGGATCGGAACATGGGTGCTGGGTATCGGGATTGTGCTGGGGTTTGGCTACATTCTTACTCATATACCTACCGCAGACTTTCTGACTCGCGGGGGGTTTAATATCTCCGGCTGGCTGGCAACGGTATCGCTGGGCGCGTTATGGCAAATTGCCTTCGCACCCTATGTTTCTGATTATTCACGTTACTTACCGGCAGATGTTTCTGTGCCAGCCACGTTCTGGACGACTTACTTAGGCTCTGTATTAGGTTCCAGCCTGTCTTTTATTTTCGGGGCGGTCGCCGTATTGGCCACGCCCGTGGGGATGGACACCATGGATGCCGTGAAGCTTGCCACCGGGGTGCTTGGCCCTTTAATGCTGGTCTTATTCCTGTTGAGCGTCATCAGCCACAATGCGCTTAATCTGTATGGTGCGGTGATATCGGTCATCACCCTGGTGCAGACATTTTCCTGGCGTTGGATCCCAACCGCCAAGAGCCGGGCGGTGTTATCCATTATTGTGCTGATCTGCTGCTGCGTTGCCGCTATTTATACCTCGGCAGATTTTATCGGCCACTTCGTTGATCTGGTTCTGGCCCTGTTGGTGGTGCTGGTTCCCTGGACGGCCATTAATTTGATTGATTATTACGCCATTCATAAAGGCCAATATGATATTAATTCGATTTTCCAGGCTAATGGCGGTATCTACGGTTATTACAATCCTCAAGCATTATTAGCCTATGTTATCGGTATTTTGGTACAGATCCCCTTTATGAATACGCCTTTATATGTAGGGCCGATTTCAGCCCATATTAATGGGGCCGATCTCTCCTGGTTGGTTGGCTTGGTAGTCACATCACCGTTGTATTATTGGATGGCCAGCCGTAATAGCGCTTATCGCCGCCAGCAAATGGCTGTCTAACGGTTAAAGGCTGGTTAGTTTTTACCTTACCAGCCCTAACGAAAAATATCGTTTCTTCCATTATGTTTTTTTTGCATGATGAGGAGATTGCACTTATTCCTTGTATATTATTGAGTTAACAGGAGCTGTTCATGAGCCAGATCACTCATACACGCATTCGTATGTTCAATACTAAAGAAACCTATCCTAATCAGTCGTTGGATAATGATCTTTGCCAAGCAGTGCGTGCAGGAAATACCGTATATGTTCGTGGCCAAGTCGGTACCGATTTTGAAGGGAATCTGGTGGGGTTAGGTGATCCACGTGCTCAAGCTGAACAAGCGATGAAAAACGTGAAACAGTTGCTCGAAGAAGCGGGGAGCGATCTGTCGCACATTGTTAAAACTACCACCTATATTATTGATCCGAGGTATCGTGAGCCTGTTTATCAGGAAGTCGGTCAATGGCTTAAAGGCGTATTTCCGATTTCTACCGGGATTGTGGTTTCTGCACTAGCACAGCCACAGTGGTTAATGGAAATCGATATTATTGCTGTTATTCCAGAAGGCTGGGCAACCAAGGAGTCCGTATGACCTTTTCTATTGCGGCGCGCTGTGCCGAAACCGGGCAGTTGGGTATTGCCCTCAGTTCTTCAAGCATAGCGGTGGGTGCCCGTTGCCCTTGGCTACTGCCTGGAGTGGGCGCGGTTTCCAGCCAGAACATCACATTACCCAGGCTTGGCCAGCAGATCCTGGAAAAACTGGAACAGGATTTGCCGCCAGGCAGGGCGTTGGAAAGGGTACTGGCTGATAATGCTTTCAGCGAATATCGCCAGGTTATCGTGATTGATCGTGCGGGTAATACCGCTGTTTTCAGCGGCGTAAAATCATTGGGCACACACCATACGGTGCAGGGTAAAGACTGTGTGGCGGCGGGCAATATGCTGGCGGGTAAGGACGTTATTGATGCCATGGTGAGTGCCTTTGAACATGCAACAGGCCAATTGACCGATCGCTTAATGGCGGCGCTGCAAGCGGCGGTAGAGCATGGCGGCGAGGCTGGCCCGGTACATTCTGCCGCGCTAAAGGTGGTGGGGGAGCACTCTTGGCCAATCGTTGACCTGCGGGTTGATTGGGCTGAGGAAGATCCGATTGGTGAATTAGCTACGCTTTGGCAGGCATATGCACCGCAGATGCAGGCGTACATCACGCGAGCGTTAGATCCCCGCGATGCGCCAAGCTATGGGGTTCCGGGCGATGAGTGATGCAGTGCGTAATATATTGGGGAAGTTGCTGGCTTTTGATACCACCAGCCGTGAATCCAACCTTGAATTGATCGATTTTATTCAAGGTTACCTGACTGAGTTAGGGGTGGAAACGCAGCTTTTTCAGGATGCAAACGCTAAAAAAGCGAATCTCTACGCACGTCTTGGCCCCGCCGGTAATGGCGGGGTGATGCTGTCTGGTCATACCGATGTCGTGCCTGTTGATGGGCAGCCATGGACGATGCCACCTTTTGCGCTGACGCATCACAATGGCCGCTACTATGGCCGTGGTAGCGCCGATATGAAGGGCTTTCTGGCGTGCGTTTTAGCCTCTGTGCCGGGTTTTCTGGCTCAACCGTTGCGCATGCCGCTGCATTTGGCATTTTCCTATGACGAGGAAGTAGGGTGCCTGGGGGTGCGCAGCTTAGTGGCACACCTGAAGGTTTCGCAGGATAAACCCGCGATGTGCATTATCGGTGAGCCCACGGAGATGAAACCGGTGTATGGCCATAAAGGGAAACTGGCGATGCGCTGCCAAGTGCAGGGCCATGCCTGCCATTCGGCTTATACGCCGCGCGGCGTGAATGCCATTGAGTATGCGGCCAAACTGATTAATAAACTCACCTTGCTCGGTGCTCAACTCGCCACCACGCAGAACCCGCGTTTTGATCCGCCCTATAGCACGCTACAGGTTGGCACCATCCATGGGGGAACGGCGCTCAACATTGTGCCGCAGGATTGCCAGTTCGATTTTGAAATTCGCCATTTACCTGGCGTTGAGGTTGATAGCGTTATTAGCGAACTGGAGCAGTATGCTGATGATGAGCTGTTGCCGGCCATGCAAAAGGTGGCGGCCAGCAGTGATATCCACTTTCAGCCATTAAGCCAATACCCAGGATTATTAACCGATCCGCAGTCTGATTTTGCCCGCTGGCTGGCGCAGTGGTGCAGCAATGACGAGTTCACCACGGTGGCTTTCGGTACGGAAGGGGGGTTATTTGATGAGGCCGGGGTGGCTACGCTGGTTTGCGGGCCTGGCAGTATGGAGCAAGGCCACAAACCCGATGAATATGTTAGCGTTGAACAGCTTGAACGCTGTATGGGAATGCTGGCTAACTTACGTACCTGGATGGCGGCCTGATTATAGCGATGCGCTTAGAGCATACTCGGCAGTTCAGCCTTGCAAAAATCAACGAACAGCTGGGCAGGTTTGGTCAGCTGGTTGCGGGTTAACCAGGCCACCACCAGCCCAGAACCTTCGACCTCATCTTGCAGCTCAACCGTTACCAGCGGTTGGCCATCGTAGCTGTACTGGCCATGGGGCCGCGTCACCAAAATAGCAAAACCCAGCCCTTGGCCGACCATGCCACGCACCATTTCTATTGATGGTGAACTAAAAACAATATTGGGGGTAAGGCCAACCTGGGTAAACAAATTAACGAAGTAATTTCGGCTTGGTAAAACGTCCAGCAGGATCATCGGCTCAGCGGCTAAATCCGCCAGCGACACCTGTGTTTGCTGCGCGAATTGATGGTTGGCAGGCAATAATACGTAAGGCTTTCTTGGCTCAACCAGGGCATCCGTTGAAATATGGTTGTTCAGGTCATGGTGATATAAAAGGGAGACATCAAGATTCCCTGCCGTCAGGCTTTGCACTAATTCATGCTGTTCGCCATCACGAATAACGGTCTCTATGCCAGGATACAGTGTTTTAAAACCTCTAATCAGTTTAGGTAAAATTAATGGCGCAACCGTTTCAAAACAGCCAATGTTAATTTGCCCTGACACCAGGTCATTATCCGCTAAAGCATTCTGCTCAAATAAGTGAGCCATTCTTAATAATTTTTGTGCTTTGCTATAAAAACGGGCGCCAGAAGGCGTGAGTGAAACCCCCTGAGCATGGTGGCGAATAAAAAGTTGTACCCCGAAGCTGTCTTCAAGGCCTTTTATTGCGGTGGAGATAGAGGGTTGCGCGATATATAGCTTACGTGAAGCTTCAGCAACGCTCCTACATCTGGCGGTGGTAACGAAATATTTAAGCTGGCGCAAGGTGTAGTTAGCCATTGTTGATTCCTCGATTTCTGATAGAGATAAATTTTACTGACGCTTGAGTCACTCCTCTGTGGTTTTGATGATGTTACAATAAACAAAGATTAATTTTTAATTAAATGTTTATTTATTGTAAAAATTGTGTTTGGCAGCATAAGGCAATCCCTATCATTTAACAGTGAAGTCGCTCAAAGAATCCGGATAGACGCTGCCCGGAGCTTGTTCTGGCTAATTTCCCTTTGCAAAGTATTTTTATTACCACCCGCAATATTTTTACTGCTTTTCCCCCGTCATGAAGCTAGATAGCATCAATTGTTCAATTTAACATTTCATAAACATATGAATTACATGATGGGGGTGAAAGCATGTTGAACCTCAGCTACTGGCAAGAGCGGGCCGCTCGCCAGGGTTTCATTGCTCAGGCAATCATTGATGGTCGCCAGATTGCAGCGAGATCGGGCATGACGCTTGATGTGCTCAATCCTGCAACCAACCAGATATTGGCAAAAGTCGCCGCTTGCGATGAAGCGGAAGCCGATCACGCCGTGCGTGCTGCGCGCCGCAGTTTTGAGCAGGGAGTCTGGGCACACCAATCCCCGCTGGAGCGCAAAAGGGTGTTGCTGCGCCTGGCCGAACTGATCCTTGAACACCGTGAAGAACTGGCTCTGCTTGATTCCATGAGTATGGGCAAACCGGTGATGGACGCTTGGAATGTTGATGTGCCTGGAGCCGCCCATGTGTTCTCCTGGTATGCGGAAAGCCTGGATAAGCTGTATGGGCAGACAGCACCAACGGCGCAGAACGTAGTCGCGACCGTCACCCGGATGCCATTGGGCGTGGTGGCTGCGGTGGTGCCGTGGAACTTCCCGCTGGATATGGCTGCCTGGAAGCTGGCCCCGGCGCTGGCGGCAGGAAACAGCGTGGTGCTTAAACCGGCCGAGCAGTCGCCTTTCTCAGCATTGCGCCTGGCAGAATTGGCGTTAGAAGCGGGGTTGCCTGCTGGAGTATTGAACGTGGTGCCTGGGCTGGGTGATCGGGTTGGCAAGGCTCTAGGGTTGCATAACGATGTCGATTGCCTGGTCTTTACCGGTTCCACCCGGGTTGGCAAGGCTTTCATGCAGTATTCGGCTGAATCGAACCTCAAGCAGGTTTGGCTGGAATGCGGCGGTAAAAGCCCAAGTCTGATCTTTGCTGACTGCCAGGATCTGAATCTGGCCGCAGAAAAAGCCGCTTTCGCCATCTTCTATAACCAAGGGGAAGTCTGTTCGGCGAATTCCCGCTTACTGGTACAGCGCTCAATTCATGATGAGTTTGTTGAACGCCTGATCGCGCAGGCGGCTCACTGGCAGCCAGGTGATCCTCTTGATCCGCAGAGCCGTGCCGGTGCTTTGGTCGATGCACGGCAGACTCAGCGAGTGATGGGGTTTATCGAAGGGGCCAGACAGGACGGTGCGCACCTTGTTCACGGTGGTCAGCGCCTGAACATCAACGGTTCCAGCAATTTTGTACAACCGACGCTGTTTACGCAGGTGGGCAGCGAGATGCGGCTGGCTCAGGAAGAAGTGTTCGGCCCGGTTCTGGCGATCTCCACTTTTGATCACGAAGACGATGCAGTACGTATGGCGAACAACAGCATCTACGGCCTGGCCGCTTCGGTTTGGAGTGACGATCTCAATCGGGCTCACCGGGTAGCACAGCGGCTGAATGTCGGAACGGTTTCAATCAACACCGTCGATGCGCTGGACGTGAGCGTTCCCTTTGGCGGCAGCAAACAATCGGGCTTTGGGCGCGATCTCTCTTTGCACTCTTTCGATAAATATACCCAATTGAAAACGACCTGGATTCAGCTGCGCTAGCACGTCAATACAGCTCCCTGACAATAACAAGGTTTAGAGCATAGAGGGTGAGACGATGACTCAAAAAGCTAATGTATTATTGGACACCATCCCCGTAAGCAGCCTGAACACCGGGGCCCGGCAGAGAACGCTGGGCCTGGGCGCATTGCTGTCGGTTTCTATCGGTTTAGTGGTATCACAAGGTGTTATGGTATTGATGTTGCAAGCCGTTGGGATTGCAGGCTTCGGTTTTATCATCCCCTTGAGCCTGGCTTATCTGCTGGCGCTCAGTTACGCATTTTCGTTTTCTGAACTGTCATTAATGATCCCGCGTGCGGGCAGCCTAAGCAGCTATACCGAAGTCGCCATTGGTCAGTTTCCGGCGATCCTGGCGACGTTTTCCGGCTATATCGTGGTCGCGATGTTTGCGCTTTCGGCAGAACTGCTGCTGCTTGATCTGATTATCGGCAAAGTTTTCCCAACATCAGCATTGCCACCGTTGACGGTCGCCTTCGGCATATTGGGGATATTTACCTTACTTAACCTGTTGAATATTGACATTTTCGCGCGTTTACAGTCGTTGCTGGCGGTGGTGATGCTGGTGGTTCTGCTGTTGCTGGGGTTGAATGCGATCGGCCATGAACAAGCACAGCCTGTCACTCATCTGCTGGCGGGCAGTTCAGGGAACCCACTCGGTTGGGGCGTGTTAACGCTGGTTGCCATGGCCATCTGGGGGTTTGTGGGGGCAGAGTTTGTCTGCCCGCTGGTGGAGGAGGCTCGCCGCCCAGAGCGCGATATTCCCCGTTCCATGATCATCGGTTTGAGCGTGATTTTCTGCACTATTGTGATTTATTGCCTGGGGGCGCTGTTGTTGATCCCGGCAGAGGAATTGGCGAGCAACGGTTTGCCGCACTATCTGTTTGCGACGGTAGTGTTTGGGGAAACCGGGCAATTCTTCCTGGTGACTGCGGCGATCACCGCGACCTGTAGTACGCTGAATTCCTCTCTGGCAACCATTCCGCGCATGTTGAGCGGAATGGCGCAGAATGGCCAGGCTTTCCCTTGTTTCAAGCGGCACAGTGCAAAAACCGGCTCACCTTGGGTATCGGTATTGTTTGTAGCTGGTATTACCGGGTTGCCGCTGTTGCTGATGGAAATTGGTTCGATCAACCTGTTGCTGAGTGCCGCGGCACTCTCCTGGCTGCTGGCTTACATTATCACTCATATTAATGTGCTGGTGCTGCGTAAGCGTTACCCAGACCAAAAGCGGCCTTTCCGCACCCCTTTTTATCCGCTGCCGCAGGTGATTGGTATCGTTGGCATGCTGTATGCCATATGGAATATTTCACCCTCAGCGGAACAGGCGATACAGATTTATGCGGTAGCAGGGGGAGTACTGGGGCTGGTTTCACTGATTGCGGTGTTATGGATCAAATTCGTGATGCGTAAGCCTCTGTTTAAACCAGAACCTCTGGAACATGCCCTGTTTCCAAATCAGCCCCAAACAGCACATGACGGCCATAGAGCCGCTGCCGAGACTAGGTAAAAGGATAATAGCCAATGAATATGCAAAGTAAGCGTGAAACACGTGATTATCAGGAATTGGATGCGAGCCATCATATCCATGCTTTTTTGGACCAAAAGGCCCTGAACGCAGAAGGGGTACGGGTGATAGTGAAAGGTAAGGGGCTCTACTTGTGGGATAACGATGGTAATCGTTACCTCGACGGGATGTCGGGTCTGTGGTGCACCAATCTTGGCTATGGGCGTGAAGATCTGGTGGCCGCAGCGACCCAGCAGATGCAACAACTGCCGTACTACAATATGTTTTTCCACACCACGCACCCGGCGGTGGTGGAATTATCAGAAATGCTGTTCAGCCTGCTGCCGAAGCATTATAGCCATGCCATCTATACCAACTCAGGCTCTGAAGCTAATGAGGTGCTGATCCGCACGGTGCGCCGCTACTGGCAGGTGGTTGGGCAACCGAAAAAGCGGATCATGATTGGCCGCTGGAATGGTTACCACGGTTCCACCTTGGCCAGTGCTGCTATGGGCGGGATGAAGTTTATGCATGAGATGGGTGGCATGTTGCCGGAAATCGCCCATATTGATGAACCTTATTGGTATGCTCACCATGGCAATATGACGCCCGATGAATTTGGCCGCCGTTGTGCCCTGCAATTGGAGGAAAAAATTCTCGAGCTAGGGGCGGAGAATATTGCCGGATTTATTGCCGAGCCTTTCCAAGGGGCCGGAGGCATGATCTTCCCACCGGAAAGCTACTGGCCGGAGATACAGCGGATCTGCCGCCAATATCATGTACTCCTGTGTGCGGACGAAGTCATTGGTGG
Proteins encoded in this region:
- a CDS encoding DUF1028 domain-containing protein, whose translation is MTFSIAARCAETGQLGIALSSSSIAVGARCPWLLPGVGAVSSQNITLPRLGQQILEKLEQDLPPGRALERVLADNAFSEYRQVIVIDRAGNTAVFSGVKSLGTHHTVQGKDCVAAGNMLAGKDVIDAMVSAFEHATGQLTDRLMAALQAAVEHGGEAGPVHSAALKVVGEHSWPIVDLRVDWAEEDPIGELATLWQAYAPQMQAYITRALDPRDAPSYGVPGDE
- a CDS encoding RidA family protein, whose product is MSQITHTRIRMFNTKETYPNQSLDNDLCQAVRAGNTVYVRGQVGTDFEGNLVGLGDPRAQAEQAMKNVKQLLEEAGSDLSHIVKTTTYIIDPRYREPVYQEVGQWLKGVFPISTGIVVSALAQPQWLMEIDIIAVIPEGWATKESV
- a CDS encoding APC family permease produces the protein MTQKANVLLDTIPVSSLNTGARQRTLGLGALLSVSIGLVVSQGVMVLMLQAVGIAGFGFIIPLSLAYLLALSYAFSFSELSLMIPRAGSLSSYTEVAIGQFPAILATFSGYIVVAMFALSAELLLLDLIIGKVFPTSALPPLTVAFGILGIFTLLNLLNIDIFARLQSLLAVVMLVVLLLLGLNAIGHEQAQPVTHLLAGSSGNPLGWGVLTLVAMAIWGFVGAEFVCPLVEEARRPERDIPRSMIIGLSVIFCTIVIYCLGALLLIPAEELASNGLPHYLFATVVFGETGQFFLVTAAITATCSTLNSSLATIPRMLSGMAQNGQAFPCFKRHSAKTGSPWVSVLFVAGITGLPLLLMEIGSINLLLSAAALSWLLAYIITHINVLVLRKRYPDQKRPFRTPFYPLPQVIGIVGMLYAIWNISPSAEQAIQIYAVAGGVLGLVSLIAVLWIKFVMRKPLFKPEPLEHALFPNQPQTAHDGHRAAAETR
- a CDS encoding purine-cytosine permease family protein — encoded protein: MSVTESSPPLIEKHTIGYIPPEERHGKVRDLFTLWFGGNIAPLPIVTGALGVQLFHLNLFWGVIAILVGHFIGGIFMALHSAQGPQMGIPQMIQSRAQFGSRGSLLVVAIAGIMYVGFFTSNIVLAGKSLHGVVESISVPMGIVVGALGSCVIGIIGYRFIHVLNRIGTWVLGIGIVLGFGYILTHIPTADFLTRGGFNISGWLATVSLGALWQIAFAPYVSDYSRYLPADVSVPATFWTTYLGSVLGSSLSFIFGAVAVLATPVGMDTMDAVKLATGVLGPLMLVLFLLSVISHNALNLYGAVISVITLVQTFSWRWIPTAKSRAVLSIIVLICCCVAAIYTSADFIGHFVDLVLALLVVLVPWTAINLIDYYAIHKGQYDINSIFQANGGIYGYYNPQALLAYVIGILVQIPFMNTPLYVGPISAHINGADLSWLVGLVVTSPLYYWMASRNSAYRRQQMAV
- a CDS encoding LysR family transcriptional regulator, which codes for MANYTLRQLKYFVTTARCRSVAEASRKLYIAQPSISTAIKGLEDSFGVQLFIRHHAQGVSLTPSGARFYSKAQKLLRMAHLFEQNALADNDLVSGQINIGCFETVAPLILPKLIRGFKTLYPGIETVIRDGEQHELVQSLTAGNLDVSLLYHHDLNNHISTDALVEPRKPYVLLPANHQFAQQTQVSLADLAAEPMILLDVLPSRNYFVNLFTQVGLTPNIVFSSPSIEMVRGMVGQGLGFAILVTRPHGQYSYDGQPLVTVELQDEVEGSGLVVAWLTRNQLTKPAQLFVDFCKAELPSML
- the argE gene encoding acetylornithine deacetylase, coding for MSDAVRNILGKLLAFDTTSRESNLELIDFIQGYLTELGVETQLFQDANAKKANLYARLGPAGNGGVMLSGHTDVVPVDGQPWTMPPFALTHHNGRYYGRGSADMKGFLACVLASVPGFLAQPLRMPLHLAFSYDEEVGCLGVRSLVAHLKVSQDKPAMCIIGEPTEMKPVYGHKGKLAMRCQVQGHACHSAYTPRGVNAIEYAAKLINKLTLLGAQLATTQNPRFDPPYSTLQVGTIHGGTALNIVPQDCQFDFEIRHLPGVEVDSVISELEQYADDELLPAMQKVAASSDIHFQPLSQYPGLLTDPQSDFARWLAQWCSNDEFTTVAFGTEGGLFDEAGVATLVCGPGSMEQGHKPDEYVSVEQLERCMGMLANLRTWMAA
- a CDS encoding aldehyde dehydrogenase translates to MLNLSYWQERAARQGFIAQAIIDGRQIAARSGMTLDVLNPATNQILAKVAACDEAEADHAVRAARRSFEQGVWAHQSPLERKRVLLRLAELILEHREELALLDSMSMGKPVMDAWNVDVPGAAHVFSWYAESLDKLYGQTAPTAQNVVATVTRMPLGVVAAVVPWNFPLDMAAWKLAPALAAGNSVVLKPAEQSPFSALRLAELALEAGLPAGVLNVVPGLGDRVGKALGLHNDVDCLVFTGSTRVGKAFMQYSAESNLKQVWLECGGKSPSLIFADCQDLNLAAEKAAFAIFYNQGEVCSANSRLLVQRSIHDEFVERLIAQAAHWQPGDPLDPQSRAGALVDARQTQRVMGFIEGARQDGAHLVHGGQRLNINGSSNFVQPTLFTQVGSEMRLAQEEVFGPVLAISTFDHEDDAVRMANNSIYGLAASVWSDDLNRAHRVAQRLNVGTVSINTVDALDVSVPFGGSKQSGFGRDLSLHSFDKYTQLKTTWIQLR
- a CDS encoding flavin-containing monooxygenase, with product MTSNKIEIDTLVVGAGQAGIAISEHLTKLDIPHLVLEKNRIAEAWRTGRWDSLVANGPAWHDRFPGMEFTGFDADSFVPKEQIADYFAAYADKFNAPIRTGVEVKHVQRNLGRPGFRIETSEGLIEAKHVVAATGPFQRPVIPAIAPKDERLTQIHSAHYRNPQQLPAGAVLIVGAGSSGVQIADELQRAGKQVYLSVGAHDRPPRSYRNRDFCWWLGVLGLWDATVNQPGKEHVTIAVSGAHGGYTVDFRELAHEGVKLVGLTRAFQNGNVTFAPDLQENIAKGDENYLELLDAADAYITRNGLDLPEEPTARRTLPDPECMAHPILELNLSEAGITSIIWATGYTVDYSWLDVNAFDEKGKPQHQRGVSSEAGIYFLGLPWLSRRGSTFIWGVWHDAKYIADHIATQRNYHQYQNAKHR